The Corallococcus macrosporus region CCCAGCGCATCCACCGGCGTCGCGCCAGGGACGAAGAGGGTCTCCAGCGTGTTCGGATCCGCGCGCAGCGCCTGCTCCACCGTCTTGCGGACCTCCCAGTACGTGGTGCTGCCGTCCGCGCTCACCAGGTCCTGCGGCGGCTGCCCCAGGCCCAGCGTCCACGGCAGGGGCAACGCGAAGACACCGCGCACGTCCACGTCGGAGTGCTCGTCCGCGAGCCCCCACGCATGACTGCCCACGCGCGTCTCCAGCACCACGCACGGCCGCAGCGCGCCCCAGGCCGCCTCGCGCCGCTGGGCGAACTGCACCTGTCCCGCGCGCCGGGGCACCAGCTCGTCGCGCGCGAACCACACCTCGCCCACGCCGACGATCTGCACGTCGAAGCCGCCGTCATGCGCGCGCACCACGCGGCCGACCACGCCCTGCGGGATGCGCCGGCCTCCGGACGCCACGCGCTCCACGCGCGTCGTGACCTCGGTGCCGTGCGGCAGGGGCACGGAGAGCCGGTCGACCTGCTCCAGCCCCCGGACCCGCGCCGGGGCGGAAGAAGCGTTCTCTCGGGTGTCACTCATCGGTCCCTCCTGCGTGGGATGGTGGGCCACGGCGGACGCAGCGAAGCACGCGAGCCTGACCCGGCCCGGCGCTTCCCGTCAGCGTGCGCTGCGTCGCGCGGCGGAAAGCGAGGGCAAAAGGCCTTCGACCTCGGAGGCCATGGGGAGCGCCGATACCGCGCCCAGCTTCGTCACCACCCGAGCGCCCACGCCCGCGGCGAAGGTCATCAGCGCGATCAGATCCTCGCGAGTCGCCCCCTCCAACGAGCGCGCGTCGCCATACCCGCGCACCAGCCCGCTCAGCATCGCGGATACGAAGCCGTCCCCGGCGCCCGTCGTGTCCACCACCGTCACCTGGGGAGCGGGAACGGAGAGGGCCTCGCCCTGCCAGAGGAACATGGCGCCGCGCGGGCCCAGCGTCACCACCGGCAGCCGCACACCCTGCGCGGCCAGCACCCGCAGGGCCGCCTCGGGCGAGTGCTCACCGGTCGCGAAGTGGATCTCCTCCTCGGACAGCTTCACGACCGTGCACAGCGGCAGCATGCGGCCCAGCAGGACGCGCAGCTCTTCAGGCCGTTCCCATACGTGGAGCCGCAGGTTCGGATCACAGCTCACCAGCATCCCGGCTTCACGCGCCAGGGTGAGCATGCGCACCATCGCCTCGCGCGCCTCCGGCAGGAGCAGGGAGTTGGAGCCGCAGTGCAGTGCCTTCGCACGCCGCACGAAGCCGCCGTCCACGTCGGAGTCATCCAGCAGGAACTCCGCCGAACGCGTCCGGAAGTACGTGAAGCTGCGCTCGCCATGCGCGTCCAGCGAGACGAACAGCAGGCCCGTGCGGGCGTGGTCCACCTGGCGCAGGCGGCTCACGTCCACGCCATCCGCCGCCAGCCGGTCGCGCAGGAAGTGGCCGAACTCGTCGGAGCCCACCACGCCCACCATCGCCGAGCGCAGCCCCAGCCGCGCGAGCCCCACGGAGACGTTGGCCGGCGAGCCACCCGGTGATGGCTTCCAGGCCTCCACGTCCCGCACGCGCGTGGCGCCGCCCGACACGGGAAGGAAGTCCACCAGCGTCTCGCCGACACACACCACGTCCAGCGGTCCGGCCTCGTGCATGACACTTCCCCCTGGGGACCGCGCGCTGCCCGTCAGTCCAGGCCCACCTGCGCCATGAAGTCCACGCTCTTGAGCTTGCGGCCCAGGTGGTGCGCGATGAAGACGTTGAGCAGCCCCCGCGCCCGCGCGCGAAGGTCCGGAGGCAGCGGCGTGCGCGCACCCTCCTGGAGCGAACGCAGGCCGGACAGCAGCGCCACCGGCACCGCGACCGAGTCACGCGCGCGGCCGCCGCACGGCTCGCACACCGCGCCACCATGGCCCTGATCGAACCGGGGCCGCTCGCCGGGCAGACCGCCGCACAGCGAGCAGGAGTCGAAGCGCGGCATCAGGCCCGCCTGCGCCAGCGCCGCCAGCTCGAACGCGAGCAGCGACGTGGGCCCGGCCTCCTTCGCGTCCAGCCGGTGCAGGTAGCCCTCCACCAGTTCGAACAGCTCCGGGTGCGGCTCGTGGTCGCGCGTGAGCTCGCGGCACAGCTCCACCGCGTACAGCGCGCGGGCGATGAGCGACAGGTCCTCGCGCGCCGCATAGAAGCCCGCGACGATGTCCGCCGAGTCCAGCCGCACCGTGCTGCCGCGCGTCTCCACGAGCTGCACGCGCAGCCGCATGAACGGCTCCAGCGCACCCGCGAACCGGCGCTTGCTCTTGCGCGCTCCCGCGGCGAACGCGGTCAGCTTGCCGTGCTCGCGCGTCAGCAACGTCACCAGCCGGTCGGACTCACCATAGTCGACCGTGGACAGCACGAACGCGTCGTCGGCGTACCGCTCCATAACCCCTCTTTAACGCGCCGTGGGGGGCGGAAGCTTCCCGGTCAGCACCAGGAACAGGGCCGCGCCCAGGAGCAGGACCGCCAGCAGGACGGCCAGGATGACGTACGCCCGCTTGCGCCGTGCCTTCTCGAGCTGCGCCGGCGAAGGCGCGGGCACCGCCCGGTCCACCTCCTCGTAGCGCAGCGCCGCTTCCTCCGGCGACAGTCCGATGACCTGCGCGTACGCGCGGATGTAGTTCAGCACGAACACGCGCTCGGGCAGCCGCTCCACCTGCCCTGCCTCCAGCGCCGCGACGAGGCTGGGGGGAATCTTCGTCTCCCGGGAGACGTCCTCGCGCGACAGGCCGCGAAGCTCGCGCTGCTGGCTGAGGTATTTGCCGAAGTCGACGTGGTCCACGGTCTTTCGGGGCCCCCGCGCCTAGAGGTGGTCCAGCAGTGAGCGGCAGTCGTCCTTGAGCACCTGCTCGTTGGGCTGGGCCTTGGCCTCGCAGCCCGCGAACGCCTTCTTCGCCTCCTCCACCCGCCCGAGCTTCGCCTGGCACACGCCTTCGCGGTGGTAGGCCTCCGCCACCTCCGGGCACTTCTCACGGTAGTGGGCGAACTGCCGGCACGCCTCCTCCGTCTTGCCCGTCTCGTCGTAGATGATGCCCAGGTTCTTGTAGCCCAGGCAGAACTCCGGGTTGGTGGTGATGGCCGCCTTGATGTTCTGCAGCGCGTTCACCGTGTCGCCCTTCTTGTAGAGCGCCCACCCCATGTTGTTCTGCGCGGAGAAGCCGTAGCGGTACTGCATGTCGTTGAGCGACTCTTCGTACAGCTTGATCGCGTCGTCGTAGCGGCCCTGGTCCAGGCGCAGGTTGCCCAGGTTGGTGCGCGCGTCGGAGAAGGTCGGCCGGATCTTCAGCGCCTGCTCGTAGTGGGACGACGCCTCGTCGAGCCGCCGGAAGGACAGGTGCAGCAGGAGCCCCACCGCGTTGTGGGCCTCCGGGTTGTCCGGGTTCTGCTCCAGCGCCTTCTGGTACTCCGCGAGCGCGTCCTGCACGTGGCCGTGCTGCTGGGCCTGGATGCCCAGGTCGTAGTGGATCTCCGAGCTCCGGCGCTCCTTCTCCGTGGGGACGTGCGCGCAGCCCGCCGACGCGAGCGCGAACGCGAGGAAGCAGGAGGAAGTGATGCGGGACATGGGTGCCAATCCGGGGTGGAGGGTCAGAACGCGGCCAGGAAGCGGCCCAGGGTGGTGGCGACGTTGCGCTTCTCTTCGGCGCGGGCCTTCACGGCGGGCACGAGCGTGGGCTCCCGGAAGAACACGGGCAGCGTCTTGAGCCACTCGTCCTGCTGCGCGGGGGCCGCGGCGCGCCAGTTCGCGTTGTCCATCATGAAGCCCAGCGACTCCACGAATGCGAGCGCGTCGTCCTCGTCCTCCCGCAGCTCGTCCGCGGACTGGATGCGGCGGCCGGACACGTACACCGCGCAGTCCCCCGCTTCCACGAGGTACAGGTACACGAAGACGCCCGCGCCCTGCCCTCCGCGAAGCCCCACCACGAAGGCCTGCGCGGGCCCGGCCTGCTTGCCGGGGATCGCCACGTGCGGCGTGTTGAGGGACAGGTGCAGCGCGAGCACCTGGTCGCGATTCGCGGGGAGGCCCCGGTAGCGCTCGTCGATGGTGAACACCGTCGTCTCCCTTCCCGCGCACCCTAGCGGGTGGTGAGGGTGAACTCCTCGGTCGCGTCCTGCGCGTCCGCAGCCGTCTTCTGGAAGCGGATGAGGGGCGTGTCAATCATCACGTTGCCGCCGCCCTCGTTGCCCTCGCCGATGATCACCTTGAAGACGTTCTGCGGGGACGTGCTGCGACGGCTGCCCGTCATCTGCTTGCGCGCAATCAGCGTCACCGCGTTCGCGCCGGGGCGCAACTGGCTGGTGATATCCACCACCACCTGGTCCTCGTTGTTGCGCAAACGACGCAGCCAGCGCGAGTTCACGTACACGTCGATGTCGAAGTCCGTCATGCCCGGCGTCGTCTGCTCCGTCACCAGCCAGTAGCGCTGGGTGATGCGTCCCGTCACGGACGTGGGTGCGGCGGGAGCGGCCGGCGCGGGGGCCTGCGCGACGACCCCCGCGTCCGGAGCCGCGGCGACCGGAGGCGCAGGCGTGGAAGGCGGCGCGGGCGTGGGCGTCACGGTCGTCACGCGGGCCGCGTACCCCGGCGCGTCGATGTGGACGTTGCCCTCCGCGTCGATGCGGACGGTGGCTTTCTCGAAGCGCGTGTTCGTCACCCCGTCGATCTTCACGCCGTTCAGGAAGACCGAACCGGCGAGGGCCAGCATGGGGACGAGCGAAGCCGCGACAGTGAGGGCAATGCGGGCGGACGGGCGGGGCATGGGGGCATTCCTCCTGGGAATCCTCAACAGTCCCGGGAGCTTGCGAACGACTTAGCGCACCCGGGGGAGCGGAACAAGGCGGGGACGGCTCCGCTTGGAGCGCTCCGGCGCCCCGAACATTCACCCGGGCGCCCGTCTTCCAGTCGGACCGCCGGGGCCGCTTCAGGGCGCCGCGGTCGGCGTCTCGTCGGGCGTCGGCGGGGGCGGCTCGCGCTGCGCCAGCGCCCAGTCCCCGCCCAGGCCGTGGCCCTCGCGGAAGCGGCGGAAGTCGCGCCGCACGGCCCGGGGGTAGCGGCGGAACTTCTCCAGCTCTCCGGCCTTCATGGCGTCCCGGATGCGCGTGGGGCCCGCGTTGTAGGCCATCAGCGCCAGGTCCAGGTCGCCGCCGAAGCGGCCCTGCAGGTTGCGCAGGTAGCGGATGCCCAGGCGCACGCAGACGGCAGGGTCCGCCACCACCTCCTCGCGCGACAGCTTCAGGCCCTCCTTCTCCGCCAGGAAGTGCAGCGTGCTGGGCTTGATCTGCATCAGGCCCCGGGCGCCCTTCTCGGAGACGGACTCCTCCTCGAAGTCGGACTCCACGTCGATGAGGGCCAGCACCAGCAGCGGGTCATACCCCGTGCGGCGCGACTCCTCGTCGATGGCCTGCCCCAGCCGCCGGCGCAGCGTGAGCCCCAGGTCCGGGGCCCGCTTGGCCAGCACGGCGTCGATGAGCGCCGCCTCCTCGGAGACGGCCTCCTGCGCCACCACCTCGGGGACCACGGACTGGGGGGCGGACTCCTCCAGGAGGGGCACCACCCGCGCGGACACCACGAGCGCTACACCCGCGAGCAGCGGGAGCCGGGAGCACCCGCTGCTCAGGGCATGCAGCCCCGCGAAGAACCGCGTTCCCAGCGACCTGCCGCCCGAGGCGGCGGGGCCACTCACTTACGGTGCTCCAGGGCCTGGATGCGTTCGTTCAGACGCTCCAGGCGGGCACCGAAGGCCTGCAACTCCTCGCGGCGCGGCAGCTTCAGGAGGGTCAGGGCCGTGCGGACCCGCTCCTCCACGTTGTGCTCCAGGTCCTTGCGGTGCCCCGTCAGCCGCTCCGCGAACTCACGGGCCTGACGCTTCACCTCGTCCTGGCTCCAGCCCGCGACGGACGCCACGCGCTGCACGGCGCGGGAAGCCTCCTCCTCCGCCGTGTTCACCGCCAGGAGCGCCTGGCTCCAGATCCGCTCGAACGCCTCCGCCACGGAGGGCTTCTCTCGGGGGGCCTCGGTGTTGTTGTCCATGAAGTCGCTCCGGGAGTGCCCGGGCCCTTCCCTTGGAAGGAACCCAGGGCATTCAAAGGGGTCTGCGACCTAAGCACACCCCGTGGGTGATGAAAACGCTGCTCAGGCGCGCGGAGAAGACGCCGCGCCGCCCGAATTCTTGGTCGAAGGGTGCGAGCGCCGGGTGGGCTTCAGGAGCACATCCAGCTTCTTCGACAGGCGGCCCAGCTCCTGGGTGATCTGCTGCACCTGGGACTGGCTGGCAACTCCCACCGCCTCCACGACCTTCGCCTGGAGCCCATCCAGCCGCTTGCGCAGCTCCACGCCCGCCTCGTCCACCTTCTTCGTCAGCTCCTGGACGCGGGGGTCGGCGCGCAGCTCACCGGCCTGCACCTTCGTCCACAGGGCCTGGACCTCCTTCGCCGCCTCCTGGCTGCGCGTCTCCAGCGCACGGAAGGCCTTGTTCGCCTCCCCTTCCAGGCCCTGGAACCGCTTCTGCGCTTCGGAGAACCGCCCCTTCAGGAAGGCCTCCACGTTCTGCGTCACGCCCGTCTTCTCCGCTGCCTTCGCACTCGTCGTCGCCATGTCGTGCTCCCCCCCGGCTGTTCCGGGTTTCATAACGTGATGCGTCAACCTAACGCACCGCACCATGGTGTCAAGCGAACAGGGACAGACTGTGCAAAACGAGAAAGCCGCCGCCCCGGCATGACACCAGGACGGCGGCTGACTCACGAAGCGTCAGGGACGCTTCTCAGGAAGGACTAGGCGACGTCGGTGGACCGGGTGTCCGGCCGCGACGGCGGAGGGGCCAGCGGGCCGGTGTCGCCGTGGGTGGCGGCCAGGGCGGCCTCCATCTCGTTGACCTCGTCCGTGGGGCTCTCCACCTCGATGTCGAGGTGCTTGTAGTTCGGCAGGCCCGTGCCGGCGGGGATGAGCCGGCCCATGATGACGTTCTCCTTGAGGCCGCGCAGGTAGTCCACCTTGCCGTTGATGGCGGCCTCGGTGAGCACCTTCGTGGTCTCCTGGAACGACGCCGAGGAGATGAACGACTCGGTGGAGAGCGACGCCTTGGTGATGCCGAGCAGCAGGGGCTCGCCCACGGCCGGGCGCTTCCCTTCGGACATGACCTTCTCGTTCTCCTCCTCGAACACCCACTTCTCGACCTGCTCGTCGACCAGGAAGTTGGTGTCGCCCACGTCGGTGACGCGCACCCGGCGCAGCATCTGCCGGACGATCGTCTCGATGTGCTTGTCGTTGATCTTCACGCCCTGCAGTCGGTAGACCTCCTGCACTTCGTCCACCAGGTAGCGCGCGAGTTCCTTCTCGCCCAGCACCTTGAGGATGTCGTGCGGGTTGGCCGCGCCGTCCATCATCGCCTCGCCGGCCTTCACGCGATCGCCGGAGTGGACGTTGATGCTCTTGCCCTTGGAGATCAGGTACTCCTTGGCCAGGTCCGCGCGCTGCTCGCCGCTCACCTCGGGGGTGATGATGAGCTTGCGCTTGCCCTTGGTGTCCTTGCCGAAGGACACCACGCCGTCGATCTCCGCGATCGCCGCCGCGTCCTTGGGCTTGCGCGCCTCGAAGAGCTCGGCCACGCGGGGCAGACCGCCCGTGATGTCCTTGGTCTTCGTGGTCTCACGCGGCACCTTGGCGATGACCTCACCCGCGGAGATCTCATCCTGGTCGTTGACCGTGATGATCGCGCCCTGCGGCAGGAAGTAGCTCGCCTGGTTGCGGGAGGACGGCAGGTCCTTCACGTTGCCGGCCGCGTCGCGGATGGTGACGCGCGGACGCGCCTCCGGGTCCTTGGACTCGATGACCGTCTTGCGCGACAGGCCCGTGACCTCGTCGAGCGTCTCGGACATCGTCACGCCTTCGATGATGTCCTCGTAGCGCACGACACCGCCCACTTCCGTGAGCAGCGGGATGGCGAACGGGTCCCACTCGGCCACCAGCACGCCCGGCTCCAGCTTCTGGCCTTCCTTCACCAGGATGCGGGCGCCGTAGATGATCTGGTAGCGCTCACGCTCGCGGCCCGACTCGTCGACGATGACGATCTCGCCGTTGCGGTTCATGGCCACCAGCGTGCCGTCCGCCTTCTGCACCGTGTTCAGGCCCGCGAACTTCACGGAACCCGCGTAGCGGTTCTCCAGGCTGGACTGCTCCGCGCGACGGGTCGCCGCGCCACCGATGTGGAAGGTGCGCATCGTGAGCTGCGTACCCGGCTCACCGATGGACTGCGCCGCGATGACGCCGACGGCCTCGCCCACGGACACCTTGCGGCCACGCGCCAGGTCACGGCCGTAGCACTCCACGCAGATGCCGCGCTTGGCCTGGCACGTGAGCACCGAGCGGATCTTCACCTTGTCCAGACCGCTGTTCTCGATGCGGCGGACGCGCTCCTCGTCGATCTCCTCGTTGGCGCGCACCAGCACCTCGCCCGTCACCGGGTCGAGGATGTCGTCCAGGGCCACGCGGCCCAGGATGCGCTCACCCAGCGGCTCGATGATTTCGCCGCCCTCGACCAGGGCGCCGATGAACAGACCGTCCATGGTGCCGCAGTCGTACTCGTTGATGATGGCGTCCTGCGCCACGTCCACGAGACGGCGGGTGAGGTAACCGGAGTTGGCCGTCTTGAGCGCCGTGTCCGCCAGGCCCTTACGGGCGCCGTGCGTGGAGATGAAGTACTGGAGCACGGAGAGGCCTTCACGGAAGTTGGCCGTGATGGGCGTCTCGATGATTTCGCCGGAGGGCTTCGCCATCAGGCCGCGCATACCCGCCAGCTGGCGGATCTGCTGGGCGCTGCCGCGGGCGCCGGAGTCGGCCATGATGTAGATGGGGTTGAACGAGGGCTGCTTGCGCGTCACGCGCTTGCCGTCCACGTCCCCGGAAGCCTCGTCCTGGGAGATCTGCTGCATCATCTCCTGGGCGACCTTCTCGGTGATCTCCGCCCAGATATCGATAACCTTGTTGTAGCGCTCACCGTCGGTGATGAGGCCTTCCAGGTACTGGTTCTCGATCTCCGCCACTTCCTTGCGCGCGTAGTCCAGGAACTCCTGCTTCTTCGCAGGGATGATCATGTCCTTGAGCGCGATGGAGATACCGGCGCGGGTCGCGTGGAAGTAGCCCGCGCTGCGGACGCGGTCCGCCAGCAGCACCGTCTCCTTCTCGCCCGTGAGGCGGTAGCAGAGGTCGATGAGGTTACCGAGCGACTTCTTGTCGAGCACCTTGTTGATGGCGTCGAAGCCCACGCGGCGCGGAACGACTTCCCACAGCAGCACGCGGCCGACCGTGGTCTCCTTGCGCTTGCCGTCGATGCGGCACACCACCTTGGCCTGCAGGTGGACCTCACCGTGGTCGTACGCGGCGCGCACCTCGTCCGGCGACGCGAACACGCGGCCTTCGCCGTTGGCGAACTCGCGGGCGCGCGTCATGTAGTAGATGCCGAGCACCATGTCCTGCGTCGGGACGATGATGGGCTTGCCGTTCGCGGGGCTGAGGATGTTGTTCGTCGACATCATCAGCACGCGCGCTTCCATCTGGGCCTCGATGGAGAGCGGCACGTGCACGGCCATCTGGTCGCCGTCGAAGTCCGCGTTGAACGCGGCGCACACCAGCGGGTGCAGCTGGATGGCCTTGCCCTCGATGAGGACGGGCTCGAAGGCCTGCATGCCCAGACGGTGCAGCGTGGGGGCGCGGTTGAGGAGCACCGGGTGCTCGCGGATCACGTCCTCGAGGATGTCCCAGACCTCCGGACGCTCCTTCTCCACCATCTTCTTCGCGGACTTGATGGTGGTGACGTAGCCCTTCTCTTCAAGCTTGTTGTAGATGAACGGCTTGAAGAGCTCGAGCGCCATGATCTTCGGCAGGCCGCACTGGTGCAGGCGCAGCTCGGGGCCCACGACGATGACGGAGCGGCCCGAGTAGTCCACGCGCTTGCCGAGCAGGTTCTGACGGAACCGGCCCTGCTTGCCCTTGAGCATGTCGGACAGCGACTTCAGCGGCCGCTTGTTCGGGCCGGTGATGGTCTTTCCGCGGCGGCCGTTGTCGAACAGCGCGTCCACGGCCTCCTGGAGCATCCGCTTCTCGTTGCGGATGATGATGTCCGGCGCGTTCAGCTCCTGCAGCCGCTTGAGGCGGTTGTTGCGGTTGATGACGCGGCGGTACAGGTCGTTGAGGTCGGAGGTCGCGAAGCGGCCGCCGTCCAGGGGCACCAGCGGACGCAGGTCGGGCGGGATGACGGGGATGACGTCCAGCATCATCCACTCCGGCTTGTTGCCGGAGACGCGGAACGCCTCGGCCACCTTCAGGCGCTTGGCGTACTTCTTCCGCTTCGCCTCGCTGGTGGTCTCGCGCATGTCCTTGCGCAGTTCCTCGGACAGCTTCTCCACGTCCAGGGACTTGAGCATCTCGCGGACGGCCTCGCCGCCCATGCCCGCGCTGAACGAGTCCTCACCGTGCTCCTGGAAGAGCCGGTGCATCTTCTCCTCGGAGATCAGCTCGCCCTTCTGGAGCGGCGTCGCCTTGGGGTCGATGACCATGTAGCTCTCGCAGTACAGCACCTTCTCCATCTCCTTGAGGGTGATGTCGAGCAGGTTGCCGATGCGGCTGGGCAGCGACTTGAGGAACCAGATGTGGGCCACGGGCGTGGCCAGCGTGATGTGTCCCAGGCGCTCACGGCGCACCTTGGACTGGATGACCTCCACGCCGCACTTCTCGCACACGACGCCACGGTGCTTCATGCGCTTGTACTTGCCGCAGTTGCACTCGTAGTCCTTCACCGGCCCGAAGATGCGGGCGCAGAACAGGCCGTCCCGCTCCGGCTTGAACGTGCGGTAGTTGATCGTCTCGGGCTTCTTCACCTCACCGTGCGACCACTGGCGGATCTTGTCGGGCGACGCCAGCGCGATGCGGATGGCGTTGAACGACAGCGGGTCCTTCGGCTTCTCGAAGAAGTTGAAAATGTCCTTCACGTTGCCTCCGAAAACTTATGAGCGCTCAAGGCGCCAAACGTTTCGGGCCCCCGCCCTGCGCCCGGCCAGCCGCCCCCTCCACGAGGAAGCAGCCAGCCGGTCAGGCGGGCGCACCGGCTTCTTTGAAAAGGCCTAGGCCTCGGTCCCCGACTTCCGGTCCTCGCCGTCGCCGCCACCCAGGAAGTCACCGCCGAAGCTGCGCTGCCGCTCCGGGGGCGCGCTCTCCAGCAGCTCCACGTCCAGGGCCAGCGACTGGAGTTCCTTGAGGAGCACGTTGAACGACTCGGGCAGGCCGCTCTCCAGGACGTTGTCGCCCTTGACGATCGCCTCGTACATGCGCGTGCGGCCCACGACGTCGTCCGACTTGACCGTGAGGAACTCCTGCAGCGTGTACGCCGCGCCGTAGGCCTCCATCGCCCAGACTTCCATCTCACCCAGACGCTGACCGCCGAACTGGGCCTTGCCGCCCAGGGGCTGCTGCGTGACCAGCGAGTAGGGCCCGATGGAACGGGCGTGGATCTTCTCGTCCACCAGGTGGTGCAGCTTGAGCATGTACATCACGCCCACGGTGACGTTCTGGTCGAACGGCTCACCCGTGCGGCCGTCGAAGAGCACCATCTGGCCGGAGCGAGGCAGGCGGCCCTCGTCGAAGAGGGCGTGCAGCTCCGTCTCGCGAGCGCCGTCGAACACCGGCGTCGCCACGTGGATGCCCTTCTTCAGGCGGCGGCAGAGGTCCTGGACCTCCTGGTCGGACAGGCCGTCCACGAAGTCGCCGAAGGCCTTGTCGTCGTAGACGGTCTTCAGCTGCTTCTTGAGCTGCTCGCCGCTGAAGTTCTCCTCGATGTAGCGCTGCAGCTGCTCGCCCACGCCCTTCGCGGCCCAGCCCAGGTGGACCTCGAGGATCTGCCCGATGTTCATGCGGGAGGGCACGCCGAGCGGGTTGAGGACGATGTCCACCGGACGGCCATCCTCCAGGTACGGCATGTCCTCCTCGGGGAGGACGCGGGACACGACGCCCTTGTTGCCGTGGCGGCCGGCCATCTTGTCGCCCACCGCCAGCTTGCGCTTGATGGCGACGTACACCTTCACCATCTTGATGACGCCCGGGGGGAGCTCGTCGCCCTTCTTGATGCGGGCGATCTTCTCGCCGAAGGCCAGCTTCACGGCCTCCTTCGTCTCCTCCAGGTTGCGCAGGATGTCGCGCAGGCGCGCGTCCAGCGGGTCACCGACGGAGATCTCGCCCCAGTACTTGTACGGCACCGTGGCCAGCAGCTCGTCGTTGAGGATGTCCCCCTTCTTCAGGAGGATCTTCCCCTTGTCGTCCACGAGCTTGCCCTGGACCTCCTTGCCGCGGACCAGCCCGCGGAGGCGGCTGTACGCGGAGTCCTGGAGGACCTTGATCTCGTCGTTCTGGTCCTTGAGGAGCTTCGCCTCCTCCATGGACTCGATCTGCTTGGCGCGCTCGTCCTTCTCCACGCCCTTGCGGCTGAACACCTTGGCGTTGATGACGGTGCCCACGACGCCCGGGGGCACGCGCAGGGAGCTGTCGCGCACGTCGCCGGCCTTCTCACCGAAGATGGCGCGCAGCAGCTTCTCTTCGGGAGACAGCTGGGTCTCGCCCTTCGGCGTGATCTTGCCCACCAGCACGTCACCGGGCTTCACCTCGGCGCCGATGCGGATGATGCCGCTCTCGTCCAGGTCCTTGAGGGCTTCCTCACCCACGTTCGGGATGTCGCGGGTGATCTCCTCCTTGCCCAGCTTGGTGTCGCGCGCGATGCACTCGAACTCCTCGATGTGGATGGACGTGAAGACGTCCTCCTTGAGGATGCGCTCGCTGAGCAGGATGGAGTCTTCGAAGTTGTAGCCCTGCCACGGCATGAACGCGACGACCACGTTCTGCCCCAGCGCCAGCTCACCGGTCTCGGTGGCCGGACCGTCCGCGATCACGTCGCCCTTCTTCACCCGGTCACCCTTGCGGATGATGGGTTTCTGGTTGAGGCACGTGTTCTGGTTGGAGCGCTGGTACTTGAGCAGG contains the following coding sequences:
- the recO gene encoding DNA repair protein RecO, which produces MERYADDAFVLSTVDYGESDRLVTLLTREHGKLTAFAAGARKSKRRFAGALEPFMRLRVQLVETRGSTVRLDSADIVAGFYAAREDLSLIARALYAVELCRELTRDHEPHPELFELVEGYLHRLDAKEAGPTSLLAFELAALAQAGLMPRFDSCSLCGGLPGERPRFDQGHGGAVCEPCGGRARDSVAVPVALLSGLRSLQEGARTPLPPDLRARARGLLNVFIAHHLGRKLKSVDFMAQVGLD
- a CDS encoding social motility and stimulation tgl protein, whose translation is MFTIDERYRGLPANRDQVLALHLSLNTPHVAIPGKQAGPAQAFVVGLRGGQGAGVFVYLYLVEAGDCAVYVSGRRIQSADELREDEDDALAFVESLGFMMDNANWRAAAPAQQDEWLKTLPVFFREPTLVPAVKARAEEKRNVATTLGRFLAAF
- a CDS encoding phasin family protein, whose protein sequence is MDNNTEAPREKPSVAEAFERIWSQALLAVNTAEEEASRAVQRVASVAGWSQDEVKRQAREFAERLTGHRKDLEHNVEERVRTALTLLKLPRREELQAFGARLERLNERIQALEHRK
- a CDS encoding helix-turn-helix domain-containing protein — encoded protein: MDHVDFGKYLSQQRELRGLSREDVSRETKIPPSLVAALEAGQVERLPERVFVLNYIRAYAQVIGLSPEEAALRYEEVDRAVPAPSPAQLEKARRKRAYVILAVLLAVLLLGAALFLVLTGKLPPPTAR
- a CDS encoding transglycosylase SLT domain-containing protein, with amino-acid sequence MSGPAASGGRSLGTRFFAGLHALSSGCSRLPLLAGVALVVSARVVPLLEESAPQSVVPEVVAQEAVSEEAALIDAVLAKRAPDLGLTLRRRLGQAIDEESRRTGYDPLLVLALIDVESDFEEESVSEKGARGLMQIKPSTLHFLAEKEGLKLSREEVVADPAVCVRLGIRYLRNLQGRFGGDLDLALMAYNAGPTRIRDAMKAGELEKFRRYPRAVRRDFRRFREGHGLGGDWALAQREPPPPTPDETPTAAP
- the tgl gene encoding social motility TPR repeat lipoprotein Tgl; translated protein: MSRITSSCFLAFALASAGCAHVPTEKERRSSEIHYDLGIQAQQHGHVQDALAEYQKALEQNPDNPEAHNAVGLLLHLSFRRLDEASSHYEQALKIRPTFSDARTNLGNLRLDQGRYDDAIKLYEESLNDMQYRYGFSAQNNMGWALYKKGDTVNALQNIKAAITTNPEFCLGYKNLGIIYDETGKTEEACRQFAHYREKCPEVAEAYHREGVCQAKLGRVEEAKKAFAGCEAKAQPNEQVLKDDCRSLLDHL
- a CDS encoding carbohydrate kinase family protein; this encodes MHEAGPLDVVCVGETLVDFLPVSGGATRVRDVEAWKPSPGGSPANVSVGLARLGLRSAMVGVVGSDEFGHFLRDRLAADGVDVSRLRQVDHARTGLLFVSLDAHGERSFTYFRTRSAEFLLDDSDVDGGFVRRAKALHCGSNSLLLPEAREAMVRMLTLAREAGMLVSCDPNLRLHVWERPEELRVLLGRMLPLCTVVKLSEEEIHFATGEHSPEAALRVLAAQGVRLPVVTLGPRGAMFLWQGEALSVPAPQVTVVDTTGAGDGFVSAMLSGLVRGYGDARSLEGATREDLIALMTFAAGVGARVVTKLGAVSALPMASEVEGLLPSLSAARRSAR